A portion of the bacterium genome contains these proteins:
- a CDS encoding 2Fe-2S iron-sulfur cluster binding domain-containing protein, whose product MARVIVRFENGDPERVIDVDLAQAPFGHDGKPGSILDVLLAHGVPLEHACGGVCACTTCHVIVKQGFDRLGTAEETEEDLLDKAPGLTPTSRLGCQAVLDGDDAEIVVVVPRYTINQIAGSHG is encoded by the coding sequence ATGGCCCGGGTGATCGTGCGCTTCGAGAACGGGGACCCCGAGCGGGTGATCGACGTCGATCTCGCCCAAGCGCCCTTCGGGCACGACGGCAAGCCGGGGTCGATCCTCGACGTCCTGCTCGCGCACGGCGTGCCGCTGGAGCACGCCTGCGGCGGAGTCTGCGCGTGCACCACCTGTCACGTCATCGTGAAGCAGGGCTTCGACCGGCTCGGCACCGCAGAGGAGACCGAGGAGGATCTGCTCGACAAGGCCCCCGGACTCACCCCGACCTCGCGTCTCGGCTGCCAGGCGGTCCTCGACGGCGACGACGCCGAGATCGTCGTCGTCGTGCCGCGCTACACCATCAACCAGATCGCGGGCTCGCATGGCTGA
- a CDS encoding enoyl-CoA hydratase/isomerase family protein: MAIHYAKDGHVVTITIDRPEARNSLDIEHFGQLADGWVRFRDDADAYVAILTGVGDVYCVGADLKRFVPIVTERADKLAAGESVLPVGESRYSMAHSLVAVLRDGAILPETGEEFRLYKPVIAAINGICAAGGLEMMWNTDLRVVADDAWFQLAEPRRGLFPGGGSTVHSARQLSWCNAMEVVLLADRITPQRALEMGLVNRVVPRDRVMTEARALADTICSNGPLAVRACKESAKQSTFLPLREALENEMSFSASVFMSDDAKEGIAAFKEKRPPVWKGR, encoded by the coding sequence ATGGCGATCCACTATGCGAAGGACGGGCACGTCGTCACCATCACGATCGACCGGCCCGAGGCGCGCAACTCTCTCGACATCGAGCATTTCGGGCAGCTCGCCGACGGCTGGGTGCGCTTCCGCGACGATGCCGACGCCTACGTCGCCATCCTCACCGGCGTCGGCGACGTCTACTGCGTGGGTGCCGACCTGAAGCGCTTCGTCCCGATCGTCACCGAGCGCGCCGACAAGCTGGCGGCGGGCGAGTCCGTCCTGCCGGTCGGCGAGTCGCGCTACTCGATGGCGCACTCGCTGGTCGCGGTCCTGCGCGACGGCGCGATCCTGCCCGAGACCGGCGAGGAGTTCCGCCTCTACAAGCCGGTCATCGCCGCCATCAACGGCATCTGCGCCGCCGGCGGGCTCGAGATGATGTGGAACACCGACCTGCGCGTCGTCGCCGACGACGCCTGGTTCCAGCTCGCCGAGCCCCGCCGGGGCCTCTTTCCGGGCGGCGGCTCGACGGTGCACAGCGCCCGGCAGCTGTCGTGGTGCAACGCCATGGAGGTCGTGCTCCTCGCCGACCGCATCACGCCGCAGCGCGCGCTCGAGATGGGGCTCGTCAACCGGGTGGTTCCGCGCGACCGCGTCATGACGGAAGCGCGCGCGCTGGCCGACACGATCTGCTCGAACGGCCCGCTCGCCGTCCGCGCCTGCAAGGAATCGGCGAAGCAGTCGACGTTCCTGCCGCTGCGCGAGGCGCTCGAGAACGAGATGAGCTTCTCCGCGTCCGTCTTCATGAGCGACGACGCGAAGGAGGGCATCGCCGCCTTCAAGGAGAAGCGCCCCCCGGTGTGGAAGGGCCGTTGA
- a CDS encoding FAD-dependent oxidoreductase yields MADERRAVLEAVHDHGHDTRSLVFRPDVPFAFRPGQFLSCLIPAGAQRLVRPYTIASSPEEPERLELLLNRVPHGPGSTWLFARRPGDALAFTGPWGTFVLDAAPDAEAVFLAQDTGIAAIRPMLCRALATARHPLRLVCAADHPIYRDELTRLAGIDTSFVPTDALEPTVAARYLDADEDRTRHFFICGVGAVVTRLRDRLRAAGYARRAVQYEKW; encoded by the coding sequence ATGGCTGACGAGCGCCGCGCCGTGCTCGAGGCGGTGCACGACCACGGGCACGACACGCGCTCGCTCGTCTTCCGTCCCGACGTGCCCTTCGCCTTTCGCCCCGGACAGTTCCTCTCCTGCCTCATCCCGGCCGGCGCGCAGCGCCTCGTACGCCCCTACACGATCGCCTCGAGCCCCGAGGAGCCGGAGCGGCTCGAGCTGCTTCTGAACCGCGTCCCGCACGGCCCCGGCTCGACGTGGCTCTTCGCCCGCCGCCCCGGCGACGCCCTCGCCTTCACCGGTCCCTGGGGGACGTTCGTGCTCGACGCCGCGCCCGACGCCGAGGCCGTGTTCCTGGCGCAGGACACCGGCATCGCCGCGATACGTCCGATGTTGTGCCGCGCGCTCGCTACCGCCCGCCATCCGCTGCGCCTCGTCTGCGCGGCCGACCATCCCATCTACCGCGACGAGCTCACGCGCCTTGCCGGCATCGACACCTCGTTCGTGCCGACCGACGCGCTCGAGCCGACCGTCGCGGCGCGCTACCTCGACGCCGACGAGGACCGCACGCGCCACTTCTTCATCTGTGGGGTCGGCGCCGTCGTCACGCGCCTGCGCGATCGGCTGCGCGCCGCGGGCTATGCTCGCCGCGCCGTCCAATACGAGAAGTGGTGA